From a region of the Nitrospira sp. genome:
- a CDS encoding RHS repeat-associated core domain-containing protein has product MPTTTTFVYDGDGGRVKKIVGTTTTRYISKLYECETTGGSTSCSQFILAGDQRIATVSSGGTIQYWHGDHLGSTNMITNSSGARVQTLAYYPYGDIRVNQSSATPTVDAHYKYTGKELDASSNLYFYESRYYHAIFGRFVSPDSIVPNLKIPQDLNRYAYARNNPMLYTDPSGHCPICIGIGIGILVGVISSGIQSDWDLEATLIGGAIGGASAGVGAGVASSVYSATLSALGGTWAGVAGGAVGGAAAGGTSAVLANAAGYRVNVGLAIASAAAAGGIMGGAGAWGAQKGYGELVAFAASPVAGASAAAINGSDPGFGALIAASTTAFSLSLQSSLRNLTLQGRVLTTEELAVAKSVFGDRIDYGNLRIFRSKYFWTQGADHAVTPNGNVYWPSDSCGNMILCGQGKLFIHEMTHVMQYQQGISVFGQGLLLQGARFGSLLFYDPYNFIYDPNRAFSSYNIEQQGKMVEEMYEGRLPNSIQ; this is encoded by the coding sequence GTGCCCACCACCACCACGTTCGTCTATGACGGCGATGGCGGGCGGGTGAAGAAGATCGTGGGCACGACGACGACCCGCTACATTAGCAAGCTCTATGAGTGCGAGACGACTGGCGGATCAACGAGCTGCTCACAGTTTATCTTAGCTGGAGACCAACGAATTGCCACGGTCTCTAGTGGTGGCACCATACAATACTGGCATGGCGACCATCTTGGATCCACGAACATGATTACCAACAGCTCCGGCGCTCGGGTGCAGACGCTCGCCTACTATCCCTATGGCGATATTCGCGTGAACCAAAGCTCCGCGACTCCCACTGTCGATGCGCACTACAAGTACACGGGGAAAGAGCTGGACGCGAGTAGCAATCTCTACTTTTATGAATCCCGGTACTATCACGCCATATTTGGCAGGTTCGTCTCGCCGGATAGTATCGTGCCAAACTTAAAAATTCCCCAGGATCTGAACCGGTATGCGTATGCCCGTAACAATCCTATGCTTTATACCGATCCCTCGGGTCACTGTCCCATATGTATCGGGATTGGCATCGGGATTCTCGTCGGCGTGATCTCATCGGGGATCCAGAGCGATTGGGATTTGGAGGCGACCCTCATCGGGGGCGCGATCGGCGGCGCGAGTGCCGGCGTTGGAGCCGGGGTGGCGTCATCGGTCTACAGTGCCACGCTTAGTGCGCTGGGAGGGACATGGGCTGGTGTGGCCGGTGGTGCGGTCGGAGGGGCAGCTGCTGGAGGAACAAGTGCGGTGCTCGCCAATGCAGCGGGCTATCGAGTCAATGTTGGGCTTGCCATCGCGTCAGCTGCAGCGGCTGGTGGTATTATGGGTGGTGCTGGTGCATGGGGGGCACAAAAGGGATATGGGGAATTGGTGGCTTTCGCTGCCTCACCGGTGGCCGGCGCGTCTGCAGCGGCGATTAATGGCTCTGATCCAGGGTTCGGCGCGCTTATCGCGGCTAGCACTACCGCATTCTCTCTCTCACTCCAAAGCTCTTTGCGTAACCTTACATTGCAAGGCCGAGTCTTGACAACTGAAGAGCTGGCCGTCGCAAAATCTGTGTTTGGTGATAGGATCGATTATGGGAATTTAAGAATTTTCAGGTCTAAATATTTCTGGACCCAAGGGGCTGATCACGCCGTGACCCCCAATGGGAATGTTTATTGGCCGAGCGATTCTTGTGGCAATATGATCCTGTGTGGTCAGGGTAAATTGTTTATCCACGAGATGACACACGTGATGCAATACCAACAAGGCATAAGTGTATTTGGCCAAGGGCTTCTGCTCCAGGGTGCTCGCTTTGGTAGTCTCCTGTTCTACGATCCATACAATTTTATCTATGACCCCAATAGGGCGTTCAGTTCCTACAATATAGAACAACAAGGTAAGATGGTTGAGGAAATGTATGAGGGTAGGCTTCCAAATAGCATTCAATAG
- a CDS encoding tail fiber protein, whose amino-acid sequence MKNQETHSTAMVMVLTMLTVFFVYWQQSAEAVCTPLGTTTPNVGLCKPGNGETGWTNAINDNWTLLDNRLVPPGAVLFYAAATPPNGWYVCDGTAKNRTTDAALFAVIGTTFGAGDGATTFNVPDARSRNVVAAGQGTGLTMRNLAGSGGEETHTLTISEMPSHNHTISNAMPASGSVFQGSGVGGGGSGTVSIGLTGGNGAHNVMDPFLVLTCMIKR is encoded by the coding sequence ATGAAGAATCAAGAGACGCATTCGACGGCGATGGTCATGGTGCTGACCATGCTCACCGTGTTCTTCGTATATTGGCAGCAATCTGCTGAGGCGGTCTGCACGCCTCTCGGCACCACAACACCGAATGTCGGACTGTGCAAACCAGGAAACGGCGAGACGGGATGGACGAACGCGATCAACGACAATTGGACCCTCCTGGACAACCGCCTAGTTCCACCCGGCGCGGTCCTGTTTTATGCAGCGGCTACCCCTCCAAATGGCTGGTATGTCTGTGACGGCACCGCGAAGAATCGGACGACCGACGCCGCCTTGTTTGCGGTGATTGGAACGACGTTCGGGGCCGGCGATGGGGCCACCACATTCAACGTGCCCGATGCCCGGTCGCGCAATGTCGTTGCGGCGGGCCAAGGAACGGGATTGACCATGAGGAATCTGGCCGGCTCGGGAGGGGAAGAAACGCACACGCTAACGATCTCGGAAATGCCGAGCCACAACCACACGATCTCGAATGCGATGCCAGCGTCTGGCTCAGTGTTCCAGGGCTCAGGCGTCGGTGGCGGGGGTTCGGGGACAGTATCAATCGGGCTTACGGGCGGCAATGGGGCTCACAATGTCATGGATCCTTTTCTGGTCCTCACCTGCATGATTAAGCGATAG
- a CDS encoding VCBS repeat-containing protein, with product MQTGRLELIVLACVLYWWLLPVGPGIAKEVDEDLPMGTAGGAVHVDPFTGTATTSIPISVLPGRNGVQPNLQLTYASGNGNGWVGMGWKLELGAIEMNTRFGVIYKESPADNGKVYAVRMSSVSAELIKLQPSVPTDPEYRAKIESGFFRVRTLTTGGWEVTDRKGVKYLFGVSANARVEDTTTGRIFRWNLERVEDRDGNYLLATYIKDQGQSYLDQIRYTLTMKDATPAPYSIKFYSNTPAGITAPDTYNAYFKVETAKRLRAIELKANGATMRVYKLSYTRSITTGTQLLTQVQQFDRNASINLTTFDVTGTALPPITMTYSTSASTFTPTINPWLTGWCSGGTEINPGELNADGRQDLWCENPSGGISGARANSTATFTNTGTGATGCTSIGVGDFNGDGRGDVGCYTLQLDGCVDTAPLLCNPTPGAHAQTPVLQVAVSDPNGVFGTKATWLDLNTCYLPSTNAGSQPILIGILDYDGDGLNDIWCVDTYQINNTPKISFARSTGSTFVSAGSITNWCGTSGVMLGVGDFNGDGKSDLWCLNSAGSTSLVYSTSTSTSTTFSIPSTPLGGWCVKPSTAPPHLRPVNPPPPGKVYATDFNGDGLQDLWCHLTDGTVKVALSTGTSFFLSATPWRTGFCTTGKVGTADFNGDGLTDLWCHTTTGVTQVMLSTGSTFATPTTWVSGFCTIDIFGAADLNGDAKPDLWCLNSGTVSVAIAGSPSVKTDLLATLSNGIGASTAITYTPSTALGVSHTLLPYPIYVTTILAKTVSTIVAGVTGNQTTETTYQYEKGYHSIPNRDFRGFQKATVTACASCSTAEKTVTVTEFHQGVGTGTTEDNGTALTHPDAPTKGLPYRIVVQDSVLVPQLETLTTYTSDVDSVAPWYTPSSQVVTRTYANGVLAKTTQVNFTYDHTYGNVTREDHLGDTGVTGDEKTIDRAFANEPTAWLIGFVTRETIYKGITTALADKMAETTFFYDGTTSCTTASTLQVPTLGHLTKTVNWLNGGTNPETRRAYDIYGNQVCTRDPRGNFTTITYDTTNKLFPRVVTKPLGVVTTTEYFGVNAVPTTFGLFGQVQSVKDPNNQTMTTKYDPFGRKIEVVTPQTDGTFTITIEYRNFGQGVGTDPLTKQHVYTANALGLFSWTFFDGSGRTITTKSTGPTVSGSIRTDTLYDLRGQMAQTSVPYFEGTGLPLYRTTTYDVLGRVSQVTNPDGTVSTICRNGWETTTLDPKQHRKTETADAYGRTIKVEEFTGMQPTCTSSGATLYATTRYQYDVIGNLVKVTDHPGNVTTMRYDTLGRKIAMSDPDMGKCGDLTALNPNVTYPWYPTPCWNYKYDDAGNLERQTDAKNQTLWFTYDALNRRTQKDFTTQKAAGSGDVRYLYETSVTTFNQVGRIKQVIDASGNMQFRYDPTGRIIRTDKVLDGVTYVTESSYDGLGRIVQVKYPTTPMKAVDYLYNGPWLATVKDSAGSGTTTYVTYSNFNALGQPRTTTQGNGVVTTRTFDPLTFRLETVNTVNPNTPSPDIAAPTIPTKVTTTIINSTQINLSWTPSLDNIGVTGYWIERCQGAGCTSFTQVGTSTGTTFSDTGGTTGTIYSYRVRATDAAGNVSLYSIPTPTTGYGSGPFGLSPYGS from the coding sequence ATGCAGACCGGTCGTCTTGAGCTGATCGTTCTTGCCTGTGTTCTGTATTGGTGGCTGCTCCCAGTCGGTCCAGGGATTGCCAAAGAAGTTGATGAGGATCTCCCGATGGGAACGGCGGGCGGGGCGGTTCATGTCGATCCTTTCACCGGCACAGCGACGACCAGCATTCCAATCAGCGTGTTGCCTGGGCGCAATGGGGTTCAACCCAATCTGCAACTGACCTATGCCAGTGGAAATGGAAACGGCTGGGTGGGGATGGGGTGGAAACTCGAATTGGGAGCGATCGAAATGAACACGCGGTTCGGGGTGATCTATAAAGAAAGCCCAGCCGATAACGGGAAAGTTTATGCCGTGCGGATGAGTAGTGTATCGGCGGAGCTGATCAAGCTCCAACCCAGCGTACCGACTGATCCCGAATATCGAGCAAAAATTGAAAGTGGCTTCTTCAGGGTCCGTACGTTGACGACCGGCGGATGGGAAGTGACTGATCGCAAGGGCGTGAAGTACTTGTTCGGAGTAAGCGCCAACGCACGGGTCGAAGATACCACCACGGGTCGCATCTTCCGGTGGAACCTGGAGCGAGTGGAAGACCGCGACGGCAATTATTTGCTTGCGACCTACATAAAGGATCAGGGCCAGTCTTATCTCGATCAGATCAGGTACACCTTGACGATGAAAGATGCCACGCCCGCTCCTTATTCCATCAAGTTCTACTCGAATACCCCAGCAGGGATAACAGCACCAGATACCTACAATGCCTATTTCAAAGTCGAGACGGCCAAACGATTGAGAGCGATCGAACTGAAGGCGAACGGCGCGACGATGCGTGTCTATAAGTTGAGCTATACCCGCAGCATCACGACGGGTACGCAACTGCTAACACAGGTGCAACAGTTCGACCGCAACGCGTCTATCAATCTCACGACATTTGACGTAACCGGAACTGCGTTGCCGCCCATCACGATGACCTACTCAACCTCCGCCTCGACCTTTACGCCGACCATTAATCCTTGGCTCACCGGCTGGTGTAGCGGGGGGACCGAGATCAATCCTGGTGAGTTGAATGCTGATGGCCGGCAGGATTTGTGGTGTGAAAATCCATCTGGAGGCATATCCGGCGCACGAGCGAATAGTACTGCGACGTTTACCAATACCGGTACAGGGGCAACCGGATGTACGTCCATTGGAGTCGGAGACTTCAACGGCGACGGTCGTGGGGATGTTGGCTGTTATACGCTCCAGCTCGATGGGTGCGTTGATACAGCTCCTCTGTTGTGCAATCCCACTCCAGGTGCTCATGCCCAAACCCCAGTGTTGCAAGTGGCAGTAAGCGACCCAAATGGAGTTTTTGGTACTAAAGCCACGTGGTTAGATCTCAACACCTGTTACTTACCTTCAACGAATGCGGGAAGCCAACCCATTCTAATTGGCATCCTGGACTACGATGGCGATGGCCTTAACGACATCTGGTGTGTGGATACATATCAAATCAATAATACCCCAAAGATCTCGTTCGCCCGTTCGACGGGCAGCACGTTTGTGTCGGCCGGCAGCATCACTAATTGGTGCGGGACGAGCGGTGTGATGCTGGGGGTAGGAGATTTCAATGGAGACGGGAAGTCCGATCTCTGGTGTCTCAACTCGGCAGGAAGTACCTCCCTTGTCTACTCCACCTCGACAAGCACCAGCACGACCTTCTCGATCCCCAGCACGCCGTTGGGCGGGTGGTGCGTCAAACCGAGCACAGCACCTCCCCACTTGAGACCCGTAAACCCACCTCCACCAGGAAAAGTATACGCCACCGATTTTAATGGGGATGGCCTTCAAGATCTCTGGTGCCATCTGACGGATGGTACGGTCAAAGTAGCGCTTTCCACTGGGACGTCGTTTTTCTTGTCGGCAACTCCCTGGCGTACTGGTTTCTGCACCACAGGCAAGGTAGGCACAGCGGATTTCAATGGAGATGGGCTTACCGATCTCTGGTGCCATACGACGACTGGGGTTACACAAGTCATGCTGTCTACGGGAAGTACGTTTGCCACCCCCACGACCTGGGTGAGTGGATTCTGTACGATCGACATATTCGGGGCTGCCGATTTAAACGGCGATGCCAAACCTGACCTGTGGTGTCTCAACAGTGGGACTGTCTCAGTCGCCATTGCCGGCAGTCCCAGTGTCAAAACCGATCTCCTTGCCACATTGTCGAACGGGATTGGGGCATCAACTGCGATCACTTACACCCCTTCGACTGCACTCGGGGTGTCCCATACGCTCCTCCCGTATCCAATCTACGTAACCACGATATTGGCGAAGACCGTATCCACGATCGTCGCCGGAGTCACGGGCAATCAGACCACGGAGACGACGTATCAGTATGAAAAGGGCTATCACAGTATCCCAAACCGCGACTTCCGCGGCTTTCAGAAGGCGACCGTCACGGCTTGTGCCAGCTGTAGCACGGCAGAGAAAACGGTGACGGTCACCGAGTTCCATCAGGGCGTGGGTACGGGAACGACAGAGGACAATGGAACTGCGCTGACACATCCGGATGCCCCGACCAAGGGGTTGCCATATCGGATCGTGGTTCAGGATAGCGTGCTGGTTCCTCAGCTCGAGACGCTCACTACCTATACCAGCGACGTGGATTCAGTCGCGCCCTGGTACACCCCCTCTTCGCAGGTGGTCACCAGAACCTACGCGAATGGGGTCCTTGCAAAGACGACGCAGGTCAATTTCACATACGATCATACCTACGGCAACGTGACACGCGAAGATCACTTAGGCGACACAGGTGTCACGGGGGATGAAAAAACTATCGATCGGGCGTTCGCGAATGAGCCAACTGCCTGGTTAATCGGGTTTGTTACACGCGAAACGATCTACAAAGGGATCACCACAGCGCTAGCTGACAAAATGGCCGAAACGACGTTCTTCTATGATGGGACGACGAGCTGTACGACCGCGTCAACCCTTCAAGTTCCCACGCTCGGCCATCTCACGAAAACCGTCAATTGGCTGAACGGGGGAACCAATCCAGAAACGCGGAGAGCGTATGACATCTATGGCAATCAAGTGTGCACAAGAGATCCGAGAGGCAACTTTACCACCATCACGTATGACACAACGAATAAGTTATTTCCCCGCGTTGTCACGAAGCCGCTTGGGGTGGTTACAACGACGGAGTACTTTGGTGTCAACGCGGTTCCCACGACCTTCGGTCTCTTCGGGCAAGTCCAAAGTGTGAAAGATCCGAATAATCAGACTATGACGACGAAGTACGACCCCTTCGGACGCAAGATCGAAGTGGTCACTCCGCAAACCGATGGGACTTTCACGATCACCATCGAGTACAGAAATTTCGGGCAGGGGGTGGGCACCGATCCGCTGACGAAACAACATGTCTACACCGCCAACGCGCTGGGGTTATTCAGCTGGACCTTCTTTGACGGATCAGGACGGACGATCACGACGAAGAGTACCGGTCCAACCGTGAGTGGGTCTATCCGAACCGATACCCTGTATGACCTACGCGGTCAGATGGCTCAAACGAGTGTGCCGTACTTCGAAGGGACGGGATTGCCGCTCTATCGGACCACCACCTACGACGTGCTGGGGCGCGTGAGCCAAGTGACGAACCCCGATGGGACGGTGAGCACGATTTGTCGCAATGGTTGGGAAACGACCACGCTTGACCCCAAGCAACACCGGAAGACAGAGACGGCGGACGCGTATGGGCGGACGATTAAGGTCGAAGAGTTCACCGGCATGCAACCGACCTGTACGAGCAGCGGGGCGACGCTCTATGCGACGACGCGATATCAGTATGACGTCATCGGTAATCTTGTCAAAGTTACCGATCATCCCGGCAACGTAACCACTATGCGCTACGATACGTTGGGCCGCAAGATCGCGATGAGTGACCCGGATATGGGCAAGTGCGGCGACCTCACCGCGCTCAATCCAAACGTGACCTACCCGTGGTACCCCACGCCCTGTTGGAACTACAAGTACGATGACGCCGGCAATCTCGAACGGCAAACCGATGCCAAGAATCAAACTCTCTGGTTTACGTACGACGCGCTGAATCGTCGTACGCAGAAGGACTTCACCACGCAGAAAGCCGCCGGAAGTGGCGATGTTCGCTACCTCTATGAGACTTCGGTCACCACGTTTAACCAAGTGGGCCGGATCAAGCAAGTCATCGACGCCTCGGGCAACATGCAGTTTCGCTACGATCCTACCGGGCGCATTATTCGAACTGACAAAGTGCTCGATGGGGTGACGTATGTGACTGAGAGTAGTTACGACGGACTTGGGCGCATCGTGCAGGTGAAGTATCCAACCACGCCGATGAAAGCTGTCGATTATCTCTATAACGGTCCTTGGCTGGCAACGGTCAAGGATTCGGCTGGGAGTGGGACGACCACCTACGTAACATATTCGAACTTCAATGCTTTAGGTCAACCGAGGACGACCACCCAGGGCAATGGTGTGGTAACCACGCGCACGTTTGACCCCCTCACGTTCCGACTGGAGACCGTCAATACAGTCAACCCCAATACGCCGTCGCCTGACATTGCTGCTCCGACGATACCGACGAAGGTCACGACTACGATCATCAATAGCACGCAAATCAATCTTAGCTGGACCCCGAGCCTCGATAACATAGGAGTGACCGGCTATTGGATCGAACGGTGCCAGGGGGCCGGGTGCACAAGCTTCACGCAGGTTGGGACTTCAACCGGAACAACATTTAGCGACACAGGTGGCACCACGGGCACCATCTATAGCTATCGTGTGCGTGCGACGGATGCCGCGGGCAATGTCAGTCTGTATTCGATCCCCACTCCAACAACAGGATACGGCTCGGGCCCGTTCGGCCTCTCGCCGTATGGGTCATGA